The proteins below come from a single Burkholderia humptydooensis genomic window:
- a CDS encoding alpha/beta hydrolase family protein, translating into MPDPQPDAIPPEPFIAPAADGFPVRGFAWRHRGPAAGRPVTVVNCATSVRCRYYFRFAAYLFSHGSDVLVYDYRGIGESRPASLAGFHATWLDWGRLDCDAVLQYAARTFAGQPVDVVAHSVGGVVLGLAASNPLVRRVLTVGSQYAYWRDYAGSHRLRMLIKWHLAMPVLARVFGYVPAKRLGWMEDTPRGVALSWSRSRPRFEDAYVRAPLDETPDARRELVERFTRLTAPMLAIGLSDDEFGSVEAVERLLGYYTRSAVTHLRIAPEQIGAASIGHFAFFHSRFEPTLWPIALGWLKTGALAPGTPGDVYRQSSPPERGLAARDEAAGRTAAG; encoded by the coding sequence ATGCCGGACCCGCAACCCGACGCCATTCCGCCCGAGCCCTTCATCGCGCCCGCCGCCGACGGCTTTCCCGTGCGCGGTTTCGCGTGGCGGCATCGCGGCCCTGCGGCGGGCAGGCCGGTGACGGTCGTCAATTGCGCGACGTCCGTGCGCTGCCGCTATTACTTCCGCTTCGCCGCGTATCTGTTCAGCCACGGCAGCGACGTGCTCGTCTACGACTATCGCGGCATCGGCGAATCGCGGCCCGCCTCGCTCGCCGGCTTTCACGCGACCTGGCTCGACTGGGGCCGCCTCGATTGCGACGCGGTGCTGCAATATGCGGCGCGCACGTTTGCAGGCCAGCCAGTCGACGTCGTCGCGCACAGCGTCGGCGGCGTCGTGCTCGGGCTCGCGGCGTCGAATCCGCTCGTGCGCCGCGTGCTCACGGTCGGCTCGCAATATGCGTACTGGCGCGATTACGCGGGCTCGCACCGGCTGCGGATGCTGATCAAATGGCATCTCGCGATGCCGGTTCTCGCACGCGTGTTCGGCTACGTTCCGGCCAAGCGGCTCGGCTGGATGGAGGATACGCCGCGCGGCGTCGCGCTGTCGTGGAGCCGCAGCCGGCCGCGCTTCGAGGACGCGTACGTGCGCGCGCCGCTCGACGAGACGCCCGACGCGCGGCGCGAGCTCGTCGAGCGCTTCACGCGCCTCACCGCGCCGATGCTCGCGATCGGCCTGTCGGACGACGAGTTCGGCAGCGTCGAGGCGGTCGAACGCCTGCTCGGCTATTACACGCGCAGCGCGGTCACGCATCTGCGGATCGCGCCCGAGCAGATCGGCGCGGCGTCGATCGGGCATTTCGCGTTCTTCCACAGCCGCTTCGAACCGACGCTCTGGCCGATCGCGCTCGGCTGGCTGAAGACGGGCGCGCTCGCGCCCGGGACGCCGGGCGACGTCTATCGGCAGTCGTCCCCGCCCGAGCGCGGGCTCGCGGCGCGCGACGAAGCGGCAGGACGGACGGCCGCGGGCTGA
- a CDS encoding autoinducer binding domain-containing protein encodes MGNWAEDLLAGLDSARSEEEAFRSIETATTALDFEYCAYGLRVPWPLSRPRIETRSNFPEQWKRRYVEAGFLDIDPILAHGRRSQQPVVLSETLFASSHQMWVEAQSFGLRFGWAQSSFDAYGGMGMLALVRSRGPVTEAELDAKEYRMRWLVRTAHAALGRMMLPKLMADPERGLTEREVEVLKWAADGKTSGEISKILAISVDTVNFHVKNAILKLRTANKTAAVVRAAMLGLLS; translated from the coding sequence ATGGGGAATTGGGCAGAGGATCTGCTGGCGGGGCTCGACAGCGCACGATCCGAGGAAGAGGCGTTTCGGAGCATCGAAACCGCGACGACGGCCCTCGATTTCGAATACTGCGCATACGGGCTGCGCGTGCCCTGGCCGCTGTCCAGGCCGCGCATCGAGACGCGCAGCAATTTTCCCGAGCAATGGAAGCGGCGCTACGTCGAGGCGGGTTTTCTCGACATCGATCCGATCCTCGCGCACGGCCGCCGATCGCAGCAGCCGGTCGTCCTGAGCGAGACGCTGTTTGCGTCCTCGCATCAGATGTGGGTCGAGGCGCAGTCGTTCGGACTGCGGTTCGGCTGGGCGCAATCGAGCTTCGACGCATACGGCGGCATGGGCATGCTCGCGCTCGTCCGCTCGCGCGGGCCGGTGACGGAGGCGGAGCTCGACGCGAAGGAATACCGGATGCGCTGGCTCGTGCGCACCGCGCACGCCGCGCTCGGCCGCATGATGTTGCCGAAGCTGATGGCGGACCCGGAGCGCGGGCTGACCGAGCGTGAGGTCGAGGTGCTCAAATGGGCGGCGGACGGCAAGACGTCCGGCGAGATCTCGAAGATCCTCGCGATTTCCGTCGATACGGTGAACTTCCACGTGAAGAACGCGATCCTGAAGCTCAGGACCGCGAACAAGACCGCGGCCGTCGTGCGCGCGGCGATGCTCGGGTTGTTGAGTTGA
- a CDS encoding 4'-phosphopantetheinyl transferase family protein: MRQSTDAALPFPTDAAFRAVELSPPAAAQRAGVRLVRLDFDFDAAHRTCALAWLSDAERERAHRFMRAEDTLRSAATRAVVRGVIGAALGLPPAELRIVADASGRPRLAPEHAARAPTLDFNVSHSGAHALIAWSRAARVGVDIEARRAGVDWRSLGRSAFAPVDAAAIDALPADERESACYRVWAAKEALLKALGTGIGGGLTAFSVLAGGAPPGAGRAPVVGVVDPTSAASGVAAFDAAWLDAPAGYAACLAWRRAGQGAF; this comes from the coding sequence ATGCGCCAATCGACCGACGCCGCCTTGCCGTTCCCGACCGACGCCGCCTTTCGCGCCGTCGAACTGTCGCCGCCCGCGGCGGCGCAACGCGCCGGCGTGCGGCTCGTGCGGCTCGATTTCGATTTCGACGCCGCGCACCGCACATGCGCGCTTGCGTGGCTGAGCGACGCCGAGCGCGAGCGCGCTCACCGCTTCATGCGCGCGGAGGACACGCTGCGCAGCGCCGCGACGCGCGCCGTCGTGCGCGGCGTGATCGGCGCGGCGCTCGGCTTGCCGCCCGCCGAGTTGCGGATCGTCGCCGACGCGTCGGGCCGCCCGCGGCTCGCGCCCGAGCATGCGGCGCGCGCGCCGACGCTCGACTTCAACGTATCGCATTCGGGCGCGCACGCGCTGATCGCATGGAGCCGCGCCGCGCGTGTCGGCGTCGACATCGAGGCGCGGCGGGCGGGCGTCGACTGGAGGTCGCTCGGCCGCTCGGCGTTCGCGCCCGTGGACGCCGCGGCGATCGACGCGCTGCCCGCTGACGAACGCGAATCGGCGTGCTACCGCGTATGGGCGGCGAAGGAGGCGCTGCTGAAGGCGCTCGGCACGGGGATCGGCGGCGGCCTGACCGCGTTTTCGGTGCTCGCCGGCGGCGCGCCGCCGGGCGCGGGCCGCGCGCCCGTCGTCGGCGTCGTCGATCCGACGTCGGCCGCGAGCGGCGTGGCGGCGTTCGACGCCGCATGGCTCGACGCGCCCGCAGGCTATGCGGCCTGCTTGGCGTGGCGGCGCGCCGGGCAGGGGGCGTTCTAG
- the hutC gene encoding histidine utilization repressor gives MSTPAYQEIKDFILARIHAGEWAEGDQVPSENELAREFKVARMTVNRALRELTAEQVLTRIQGAGTFVARPKYESTLVAIRSISDEVAARGHKHHARVLDLVTMKADEALADEMQVPLHTRLFRSVMLHYENDEPVQLEERWVNPAVAADYAEQDFSAITPNQYLTRVAPLQRVEYRIEAAMPDRAMREELEMSEAEPCLVLHRRTWSQGVVASVANLWHPGSRYRFTGHF, from the coding sequence ATGAGCACACCCGCCTATCAGGAAATCAAGGACTTCATCCTCGCGCGCATTCACGCCGGCGAATGGGCGGAAGGCGATCAGGTGCCGTCCGAGAACGAGCTCGCGCGCGAGTTCAAGGTCGCGCGGATGACCGTCAACCGCGCGCTGCGCGAGCTGACGGCCGAGCAGGTGCTCACGCGCATCCAGGGGGCGGGCACGTTCGTCGCGCGGCCGAAATACGAATCGACGCTCGTCGCGATCCGCAGCATCTCCGACGAAGTCGCCGCGCGCGGCCACAAGCATCATGCGCGCGTGCTCGACCTCGTCACGATGAAGGCCGACGAGGCGCTCGCCGACGAAATGCAGGTGCCGCTCCACACGAGGCTCTTCCGCTCGGTGATGCTGCACTACGAGAACGACGAGCCCGTGCAGCTCGAGGAACGCTGGGTCAATCCGGCCGTCGCCGCGGATTACGCGGAGCAGGATTTCTCGGCGATCACGCCGAACCAGTACCTGACGCGTGTCGCGCCGCTGCAGCGCGTCGAGTACCGGATCGAGGCGGCGATGCCCGATCGCGCGATGCGCGAGGAGCTGGAGATGAGCGAAGCCGAACCGTGCCTCGTGCTGCATCGGCGCACGTGGTCGCAGGGCGTCGTCGCCTCGGTCGCGAACCTCTGGCATCCGGGCAGCCGCTATCGCTTCACCGGCCATTTCTGA
- the hutH gene encoding histidine ammonia-lyase, translating into MITLTPGRLTLPQLRRIARENVQIALDPASFAAIDRGAQAVADIAAKGEPAYGINTGFGRLASTHIPHDQLELLQKNLVLSHAVGVGEPMARPAVRLLMALKLSSLGRGHSGIRRVVMDALVKLFNADVLPLIPVKGSVGASGDLSPLAHMSAVLLGIGDVFIRGERASATDGLRVAGLAPLTLEAKEGLALLNGTQASTALALDNLFAIEDLYRTALVSGALSVDAAAGSVKPFDARIHELRGHRGQIDAAAAYRSLLDGSAINVSHRDCGKVQDPYSLRCQPQVMGACLDQIRHAAGVLLVEANAVSDNPLIFPDTGEVLSGGNFHAEPVAFAADNLAIAVAEIGALAERRIALLIDATLSGLPPFLVKDGGVNSGFMIAHVTAAALASENKTLAHPASVDSLPTSANQEDHVSMATFAARKLADIAENVANILAIELLAAAQGVDLRAPHETSPALRHAMKTIRADVAHYDLDHYFAPDIAVIARRVRERAFATLSPLSFESEQ; encoded by the coding sequence ATGATCACGCTGACCCCAGGCCGCCTGACTCTCCCGCAACTGCGCCGGATCGCCCGCGAGAACGTGCAGATCGCGCTCGACCCCGCGAGCTTCGCCGCGATCGACCGGGGTGCGCAGGCCGTCGCCGACATCGCCGCGAAGGGCGAGCCGGCGTACGGCATCAACACGGGCTTCGGACGCCTCGCGAGCACGCACATCCCGCACGATCAGCTCGAGCTGCTGCAGAAGAACCTGGTGCTGTCGCATGCGGTGGGCGTCGGCGAGCCGATGGCGCGCCCCGCCGTGCGCCTCCTGATGGCGCTCAAGCTGTCGAGCCTCGGCCGCGGCCACTCGGGCATCCGCCGCGTCGTGATGGACGCGCTCGTCAAGCTGTTCAACGCCGACGTGCTGCCGCTCATCCCGGTCAAGGGCTCGGTCGGCGCATCGGGCGATCTCTCGCCGCTCGCGCACATGTCGGCGGTGCTGCTCGGCATCGGCGACGTGTTCATCCGCGGCGAGCGCGCGAGCGCGACGGACGGGCTGCGCGTCGCGGGCCTTGCGCCGCTCACGCTCGAAGCGAAGGAGGGCCTCGCGCTCCTGAACGGCACGCAGGCGTCGACCGCGCTCGCGCTCGACAACCTGTTCGCGATCGAAGACCTGTACCGCACGGCGCTCGTGTCGGGCGCGCTGTCGGTCGACGCGGCGGCGGGCTCGGTGAAGCCGTTCGATGCGCGCATCCACGAGCTGCGCGGCCATCGCGGCCAGATCGACGCGGCCGCCGCGTACCGGTCGCTCCTCGACGGCTCGGCGATCAACGTGTCGCACCGCGACTGCGGCAAGGTGCAGGACCCGTACAGCCTGCGCTGCCAGCCGCAGGTGATGGGCGCGTGCCTCGACCAGATCCGCCACGCGGCCGGCGTGCTGCTCGTCGAAGCGAACGCGGTGTCGGACAACCCGCTGATCTTCCCGGACACGGGCGAGGTGCTGTCGGGCGGCAACTTCCACGCGGAGCCCGTCGCGTTCGCGGCCGACAATCTCGCGATCGCGGTGGCCGAGATCGGCGCGCTCGCCGAGCGCCGCATCGCGCTCCTGATCGACGCGACGCTCTCCGGCCTGCCGCCTTTCCTCGTGAAGGACGGCGGCGTGAACTCGGGCTTCATGATCGCGCACGTGACGGCCGCCGCGCTCGCGTCGGAGAACAAGACGCTCGCGCATCCGGCGTCGGTCGATTCGCTGCCGACGTCGGCGAACCAGGAAGACCACGTGTCGATGGCGACGTTCGCCGCGCGCAAGCTCGCGGACATCGCGGAGAACGTCGCGAACATTCTCGCGATCGAGCTGCTCGCCGCCGCGCAGGGCGTCGACCTGCGCGCGCCGCACGAAACGAGCCCGGCGCTGCGGCACGCGATGAAGACGATCCGCGCGGACGTCGCGCACTACGATCTCGACCATTACTTCGCGCCCGACATCGCGGTGATCGCGCGGCGCGTGCGCGAGCGCGCGTTCGCGACGCTGAGCCCGCTGTCGTTCGAATCGGAACAATAA
- a CDS encoding HutD/Ves family protein — MRAAPSPMRATLIRADALVASPWKNGGGVTREIAAHPPREGAGHGALDAFAWRVSVADVAEPGPFSRFPGVDRTLVLLAGAGMTLVGADGARHALRAPLDRAAFAGEAAIAAELHDGPTRDFNLMIRRDAARGGVDVWRGGAAHALRADTVLLFCASGAPVVDLGGGASVALGAFDTLRIDAPAPANGELRCAVRGDGALLAVGVTLLQDNAQGSSG, encoded by the coding sequence ATGCGGGCCGCGCCGTCCCCGATGCGCGCGACGCTGATCCGCGCGGACGCGCTCGTTGCGTCGCCGTGGAAGAACGGCGGCGGGGTGACGCGCGAGATCGCCGCGCATCCGCCGCGCGAGGGCGCCGGCCACGGCGCGCTCGACGCGTTCGCGTGGCGCGTGAGCGTCGCGGACGTCGCGGAGCCGGGGCCGTTCTCGCGCTTTCCCGGCGTCGACCGCACGCTCGTGCTGCTCGCGGGCGCGGGGATGACGCTCGTCGGCGCGGACGGCGCGCGGCACGCGCTGCGCGCGCCGCTCGATCGCGCCGCGTTCGCGGGCGAGGCGGCGATCGCGGCCGAGCTGCACGACGGCCCGACGCGCGACTTCAATCTGATGATCCGGCGCGACGCCGCGCGCGGCGGCGTCGACGTATGGCGCGGCGGCGCGGCGCACGCGCTGCGCGCGGACACCGTGCTGCTGTTCTGCGCGAGCGGCGCGCCCGTCGTCGACCTCGGCGGCGGCGCGAGCGTCGCGCTGGGTGCGTTCGACACGCTGCGCATCGACGCGCCAGCGCCCGCGAACGGCGAGCTGCGGTGCGCGGTTCGCGGCGACGGCGCGCTCCTCGCGGTCGGCGTGACGCTTCTTCAAGACAATGCACAAGGCTCGAGCGGATGA
- the hutU gene encoding urocanate hydratase, with protein sequence MNHPKHIDPRLDPTRVIRAPRGSEKTCKNWLAEAAYRMIQNNLDPEVAEHPHALVVYGGIGRAARNWDCFDQILASLKDLNGDETLLVQSGKPVGVFRTHENAPRVLIANSNLVPHWATWDHFNELDRKGLMMYGQMTAGSWIYIGSQGIVQGTYETFFAVANQHFNGDPAGRWILTGGLGGMGGAQPLAATMAGFSMIAVECDESRIDFRLKTRYVDRKAKTLDEALAMIDEAKRAGKPVSVGLLGNAADVFAEIVARGITPDCVTDQTSAHDPINGYLPQGWSVEQWREAQKVDPQSIVRAAKQSMAAQVRAMLTLQARGAATLDYGNNIRQMALEMGVENAFDFPGFVPAYIRPLFCEGKGPFRWVALSGDPEDIYKTDAKVKELIPDDAHLHNWLDMARERIAFQGLPARICWVGVKDRYRLGQAFNEMVRNGELKAPVVIGRDHLDTGSVASPNRETEAMKDGSDAVSDWPLLNALLNTAGGASWVSLHHGGGVGMGFSQHAGVVIVADGTDAAHERLGRVLFNDPATGVMRHADAGYELAQRTAKEAGLKLPMLGR encoded by the coding sequence ATGAACCACCCGAAACACATCGATCCGCGCCTCGATCCGACCCGCGTGATCCGAGCGCCGCGCGGCAGCGAGAAGACCTGCAAGAACTGGCTCGCCGAGGCCGCGTACCGGATGATCCAGAACAATCTCGATCCGGAGGTCGCCGAGCATCCGCACGCGCTCGTCGTCTACGGCGGCATCGGCCGCGCGGCGCGCAACTGGGACTGCTTCGACCAGATCCTCGCGTCGCTGAAAGACCTGAACGGCGACGAGACGCTGCTCGTGCAATCGGGCAAGCCGGTCGGGGTGTTCCGCACGCACGAGAACGCGCCGCGCGTGCTGATCGCGAACTCGAACCTCGTGCCGCACTGGGCGACGTGGGACCACTTCAACGAGCTCGACCGCAAGGGCCTGATGATGTACGGCCAGATGACGGCGGGTAGCTGGATCTACATCGGCAGCCAGGGGATCGTGCAGGGCACCTACGAGACGTTCTTCGCGGTCGCGAACCAGCACTTCAACGGCGATCCGGCGGGCCGCTGGATCCTGACGGGCGGGCTCGGCGGCATGGGCGGCGCGCAGCCGCTCGCGGCGACGATGGCGGGCTTCTCGATGATCGCGGTCGAGTGCGACGAATCGCGGATCGACTTCCGCCTGAAGACGCGCTACGTCGACAGGAAGGCGAAGACGCTCGATGAAGCGCTCGCGATGATCGACGAGGCGAAGCGCGCGGGCAAGCCGGTGTCGGTGGGCCTCCTCGGCAACGCGGCCGACGTGTTCGCGGAGATCGTCGCGCGCGGCATCACGCCGGACTGCGTGACCGACCAGACGAGCGCGCACGATCCGATCAACGGCTACCTGCCGCAGGGCTGGAGCGTCGAGCAGTGGCGCGAGGCGCAGAAGGTCGATCCGCAGAGCATCGTGCGCGCGGCGAAGCAGTCGATGGCGGCGCAGGTGCGCGCGATGCTGACGCTGCAGGCGCGCGGCGCGGCGACGCTCGACTACGGCAACAACATCCGCCAGATGGCGCTGGAAATGGGCGTCGAGAACGCGTTCGACTTCCCGGGCTTCGTGCCCGCGTACATCCGGCCGCTGTTTTGCGAAGGCAAGGGGCCGTTCCGCTGGGTCGCGCTGTCGGGCGATCCGGAGGACATCTACAAGACCGATGCGAAGGTCAAGGAACTGATCCCCGACGATGCGCACCTGCACAACTGGCTCGACATGGCGCGCGAGCGGATCGCGTTCCAGGGGCTGCCCGCGCGGATCTGCTGGGTCGGCGTGAAGGATCGCTATCGCCTCGGCCAGGCGTTCAACGAGATGGTGAGGAACGGCGAGCTGAAGGCGCCGGTCGTGATCGGCCGCGACCACCTCGACACCGGCTCGGTCGCGAGCCCGAACCGCGAGACGGAGGCGATGAAGGACGGCTCGGATGCCGTGAGCGACTGGCCGCTGCTGAACGCGCTGCTGAACACGGCGGGCGGTGCGTCGTGGGTGTCGCTGCATCACGGCGGCGGCGTCGGCATGGGCTTCTCGCAGCATGCGGGCGTCGTGATCGTCGCCGATGGCACCGATGCCGCGCACGAGCGCCTTGGCCGCGTGCTGTTCAACGATCCGGCCACGGGCGTGATGCGTCACGCGGACGCCGGCTACGAGCTCGCGCAGCGCACCGCGAAGGAAGCGGGCCTGAAGCTGCCGATGCTCGGACGCTGA